In Salinibacterium sp. dk2585, a single window of DNA contains:
- a CDS encoding aromatic acid exporter family protein — translation MTSRVGLKRRLSRVIAPSIRPARLVLAFKTALAAGVAWPVGHLLPGVDEYSYYAPLGALIVMMPTLMSSLRSTLQTALGLLIGIGLAFAVIFSPLPGSLSVAIAVGLGVLLGGLGGLGAGRDYVPIAALFVLVLGGANADDFSLGYLVQMGVGMLVGVTINAAIMPPLWIQESSASVSGLRQRIAETLDDLALRVVDGSELHGSLDQVREIDSALREAESTAADAAESRRLNPRARRHHYDIDEDFDDLLALTRLASQLRHVIEDAQARRDCLEGASDPASATVELVLRRLADLLRAWDARRGAQDAVQEARDAIVRLAALERQHPLSLDGHEEPTLSPDARHMVAIVERRLHRT, via the coding sequence GTGACGTCGCGTGTAGGCCTGAAGCGGAGGCTCTCGCGTGTCATCGCGCCGAGCATCCGCCCGGCTCGGCTCGTGCTGGCCTTCAAGACGGCGCTCGCTGCGGGGGTTGCCTGGCCCGTCGGGCACCTGCTGCCGGGAGTCGACGAGTATTCCTACTACGCGCCCCTCGGGGCGCTCATCGTCATGATGCCGACACTCATGAGTTCGCTGCGCTCGACCCTGCAGACGGCCCTCGGCCTGCTGATCGGCATCGGCCTCGCCTTCGCCGTCATCTTCTCGCCCCTGCCGGGCTCCCTCAGCGTCGCGATCGCCGTCGGCCTCGGGGTGCTCCTGGGCGGGCTGGGTGGCCTGGGCGCGGGGCGCGACTACGTGCCCATCGCGGCACTCTTCGTGCTCGTCCTCGGCGGCGCCAACGCAGACGACTTCTCCCTGGGCTACCTCGTGCAGATGGGGGTCGGGATGCTCGTGGGTGTCACCATCAACGCCGCGATCATGCCTCCCCTCTGGATCCAGGAGTCCTCCGCTTCGGTGTCAGGGCTGCGACAGCGCATCGCCGAGACGCTCGATGACCTGGCGCTGCGAGTCGTTGATGGATCGGAACTGCACGGCTCCCTCGACCAGGTGCGGGAGATCGACTCGGCCCTTCGCGAGGCGGAGTCGACCGCCGCGGATGCCGCCGAGAGTAGGCGGCTCAATCCCAGGGCCCGCCGCCACCACTACGACATCGATGAGGACTTCGATGACCTGCTCGCGCTCACCCGGCTGGCGAGCCAGCTGCGGCACGTCATCGAGGACGCACAGGCGCGGCGCGACTGCCTCGAGGGCGCGAGCGATCCGGCCTCCGCGACGGTCGAGCTGGTGCTGAGGCGTCTCGCCGACCTGCTGCGCGCGTGGGATGCCAGGCGGGGCGCTCAGGATGCCGTGCAGGAGGCACGAGACGCGATCGTGCGCCTCGCTGCGCTCGAACGGCAGCACCCCCTGAGCCTGGACGGACACGAAGAGCCGACGCTCAGCCCGGATGCCCGCCACATGGTTGCGATCGTCGAGCGACGCCTGCACCGCACCTGA
- a CDS encoding thiamine pyrophosphate-requiring protein, with the protein MADSDTTATVSDVIVERLLEWGVDRIFGYSGDGINGFFAALQRSERGPEFVQARHEENAALMAVGHAKYTGGVGVVTSTQGPGAVHLLNGLYDAKLDHVPVIAIVGQQTASVLGSGYMQEINLSTLFADVASFVQVVATPEQIPMVVDRAFRSALSTRSPAVVILPHDVQIADAPEHEHTHGVVLTSAGFETGRMLPSAEQLEDAARLLASGSKVALLVGQGAKGANEEVVAIAEKLGAGITTSLLGKPHVDESLPFSTGVMGHLGTTASAHLMDNCDTLLIVGSSDPWTEFYPKPGQARAVQVDLDAGRIGDRYPVEVGLVGDAAATLRALVKLLPEASDTSWREEVEGHVRDWHEINELRAHVEVQGVNPELVVRTLSERIPDDAQVALDIGSVVYWYARQLRLPAGVPAHLSSTLASMGCGMPYGIAGKLAHPERPMIVLAGDGGTQMTGVAELITLSKMWMRWNDPRFVLCVLNNRDLAEVSWEQRENERAPRFAASQALPDFRYSSYGELLGLKGILVDSPEQLGRAWDEALSADRPVVLEVITDPSTPLLPPFPAGGEKLEGMHDAIAQEGESGERANALLDEYAEHERTDR; encoded by the coding sequence ATGGCCGACAGCGACACCACCGCGACCGTCTCCGACGTGATCGTCGAGCGCCTGCTGGAATGGGGCGTCGACCGAATCTTCGGTTACAGCGGCGACGGCATCAATGGATTCTTTGCGGCGCTGCAGCGCTCCGAGCGCGGGCCCGAGTTCGTGCAGGCCCGTCACGAAGAGAACGCCGCGCTGATGGCGGTGGGCCACGCCAAGTACACGGGCGGTGTCGGCGTCGTCACCTCAACGCAGGGGCCGGGCGCCGTGCACCTGCTCAACGGGCTCTACGACGCCAAGCTCGACCACGTGCCCGTCATCGCGATCGTCGGGCAGCAGACGGCGAGCGTGCTCGGCTCCGGCTACATGCAGGAGATCAACCTCTCGACGCTCTTCGCCGATGTCGCATCCTTCGTGCAGGTCGTCGCCACCCCCGAGCAGATCCCCATGGTGGTCGACAGGGCGTTCCGAAGTGCGCTCAGCACGCGCTCGCCCGCCGTCGTCATCCTGCCGCATGACGTGCAGATCGCGGATGCCCCAGAACACGAGCACACGCACGGCGTCGTGCTCACCTCGGCCGGTTTCGAGACCGGGCGGATGCTGCCCTCCGCCGAGCAGCTCGAAGACGCCGCTCGCCTGCTCGCGAGCGGGTCCAAGGTCGCCCTCCTCGTCGGCCAGGGCGCCAAGGGTGCGAACGAGGAAGTGGTTGCGATCGCTGAGAAGCTCGGCGCGGGCATCACGACGAGCCTGCTCGGCAAGCCCCACGTCGACGAGTCACTACCGTTCTCGACGGGCGTCATGGGGCATCTCGGCACGACCGCGAGCGCCCACCTCATGGACAACTGCGACACGCTGCTGATCGTGGGGTCGAGCGACCCGTGGACGGAGTTCTATCCGAAGCCAGGCCAGGCGCGGGCCGTGCAGGTGGATCTCGACGCCGGTCGCATCGGCGACCGCTACCCCGTCGAGGTCGGGCTGGTCGGCGACGCGGCCGCGACGCTGCGGGCGCTCGTGAAGCTGCTGCCTGAGGCATCCGACACGTCCTGGCGCGAGGAGGTCGAAGGGCACGTGCGCGATTGGCACGAGATCAATGAGTTGCGGGCACACGTCGAGGTGCAGGGCGTCAACCCGGAGCTCGTCGTGCGCACCCTCAGTGAGCGGATACCGGACGACGCGCAGGTCGCGCTCGACATCGGCAGCGTCGTCTACTGGTACGCCCGGCAGCTTCGCCTGCCAGCAGGGGTTCCCGCGCACCTCTCGTCGACCCTCGCGAGCATGGGCTGCGGCATGCCCTACGGCATCGCGGGCAAGCTCGCCCACCCGGAGCGACCCATGATCGTGCTCGCGGGCGACGGCGGAACCCAGATGACGGGGGTCGCCGAGCTCATCACCCTCAGCAAGATGTGGATGCGCTGGAACGACCCGCGCTTCGTACTATGCGTGCTCAACAACCGCGACCTTGCGGAAGTGAGTTGGGAGCAGCGGGAGAACGAGAGGGCACCACGCTTCGCCGCGAGCCAGGCCCTGCCCGACTTCCGCTACTCCTCCTACGGCGAGCTCCTCGGGCTGAAGGGCATCCTCGTCGACAGTCCGGAGCAGTTGGGGCGGGCATGGGACGAGGCCCTGTCTGCTGACCGGCCCGTCGTGCTGGAGGTCATCACCGACCCATCGACCCCGCTCCTGCCCCCGTTCCCCGCCGGTGGGGAGAAGCTCGAGGGCATGCATGACGCGATCGCGCAGGAGGGCGAGTCGGGCGAACGGGCCAACGCGCTGCTCGACGAGTACGCGGAGCACGAGCGTACCGACCGGTGA
- a CDS encoding error-prone DNA polymerase gives MGWNNPPVTWAELERALSGEPMPARPRREREHPPAPAEPGAVVPYAELHVHSHFSFLDGASSPQALVDEAVRLGLHAIALTDHDGFYGIVRLAEAAEGTGLGTVYGAELSLGLRAPQNGQADPEGEHLLVLARKEGGYHRLAGAITTAQLANEAEKGRPVYDLEQLAAAADGHWVVLTGCRKGAVRRALVDEGEAAAAREVERLVGLFGHDNVVVELFDQGGPLDSEHNDALARIAARTGLATIASNVVHYATPDEHPLASAVSAVRARRSLDEMDAWLPATDGAHLRSGAEMAERFARYPGAVARTVELADQLAFPLRAARPKLPKQDVPEGHTPMSWLRELVRLGTLEKYPDADESVHARLEQELRVIEAKDFPGYFLIVYDIVRFAKSQGILCQGRGSAANSAVCYALGITAVDSIFYGLPFERFLSSLREEEPDIDVDFDSDRREEVIQYVYRKYGRRNAAQVANVISYRPKNAVRDMAKALGYSQGQQDAWSKQVERWHDIGSDHEIPGPVVDLAERMLKAPRHLGIHSGGMVLTERPVGEVCPIEHARMEDRTVLQWDKDDCEWMGLVKFDLLGLGMLAAMQYCFDLVADNLGERWTVETIPREEQGVYDMLCRADAIGVFQVESRAQLATLPRLKPRCFYDLVIEIALIRPGPIQGGAVHPYIRRRTGEEDVTYLHPIVEPVLKRTLGVPLFQEQLMQMAVAVGGCSAEDADLLRRAMGSKRGIERIESLKAKLYEGMAGNGITGKVADDVYARIEAFANFGFAESHSLSFGVLVYASSWLKLHYPGAFLAALLRAQPMGFYSPQTLVADARRHGVQVLRPDILRSAADATLEPVGPDAAATGDDACRSFTQPPVAPFDRSQPDPIDHRRDGAFAVRLGLAGVTSIGASLATRIVAEREEGGPYRDLADLSRRVGLSTEQLEALASAGAFDSLGMSRREALWDAGAAAQERPGTLEGTSVSIQPPLLPMLSPAEQVAYDLWATGVSTDDHPVRHIRPHLDRRGAWPISRLETGESGRRIEIGGVVTHRQRPQTASGMTFLNIEDETGMLNVLASKGVWARYRRVARESPALIVRGILERSPDGVVNLVADRFEALRMPVRTESRNFR, from the coding sequence ATGGGGTGGAACAACCCGCCCGTGACCTGGGCTGAGCTTGAGCGTGCCCTCTCGGGCGAGCCGATGCCAGCACGACCGCGGCGGGAGCGCGAGCATCCGCCCGCCCCTGCCGAGCCCGGTGCGGTCGTGCCTTATGCGGAGCTGCACGTGCACTCCCACTTCAGCTTCCTCGACGGCGCATCCTCACCCCAGGCGCTCGTCGATGAGGCCGTGCGACTCGGCCTGCACGCGATCGCGCTCACCGACCATGACGGCTTCTACGGCATCGTGCGCCTCGCGGAGGCCGCCGAGGGCACGGGGCTGGGGACGGTCTACGGCGCCGAGCTCTCCCTCGGCCTGCGAGCGCCACAGAACGGCCAGGCCGATCCGGAGGGCGAGCACCTCCTCGTGCTCGCCCGCAAGGAGGGGGGCTACCACCGGCTCGCGGGGGCCATCACGACAGCGCAGCTCGCGAACGAGGCGGAGAAGGGCCGCCCCGTCTACGACCTGGAGCAGCTTGCCGCGGCCGCGGACGGGCACTGGGTCGTGCTCACGGGATGCCGCAAGGGCGCCGTGCGGCGGGCCCTCGTCGACGAGGGCGAGGCGGCAGCGGCGCGCGAGGTCGAGCGGCTCGTCGGCCTCTTCGGCCACGACAATGTCGTCGTCGAGCTCTTCGACCAGGGAGGCCCCCTCGACTCCGAGCACAACGACGCCCTCGCGCGCATCGCCGCCCGCACGGGCCTCGCGACGATCGCGAGCAACGTTGTGCACTATGCGACACCCGATGAGCATCCGCTCGCCTCTGCCGTCTCGGCCGTGCGGGCCAGGCGCAGCCTCGACGAGATGGATGCCTGGTTGCCGGCCACCGACGGCGCGCACCTGCGCAGCGGCGCCGAGATGGCCGAGCGGTTCGCGCGCTACCCGGGGGCGGTCGCGCGCACGGTCGAGCTCGCGGACCAGCTCGCCTTCCCCCTCCGCGCGGCACGACCCAAGCTGCCGAAGCAGGACGTGCCCGAGGGCCACACCCCCATGTCGTGGCTGCGGGAACTCGTGCGGCTCGGCACGCTCGAGAAGTACCCGGATGCCGACGAGTCGGTGCACGCCCGCCTCGAGCAGGAGCTGCGCGTGATCGAGGCAAAGGACTTTCCCGGCTACTTCTTGATCGTCTACGACATCGTGCGCTTCGCGAAGAGCCAAGGCATCCTCTGCCAGGGCCGCGGCTCGGCCGCCAACTCGGCCGTCTGCTACGCGCTCGGCATCACGGCCGTCGACTCGATCTTCTACGGCCTGCCCTTCGAGCGCTTCCTCTCGAGCCTGCGCGAGGAGGAGCCCGACATCGATGTCGACTTCGACTCCGACCGGCGCGAGGAGGTCATCCAGTACGTCTACCGCAAGTACGGCAGGCGCAACGCTGCGCAGGTCGCCAACGTCATCAGCTACCGCCCCAAGAACGCCGTGCGCGACATGGCGAAGGCCCTCGGCTACAGCCAGGGCCAGCAGGATGCCTGGTCGAAGCAGGTCGAGCGCTGGCACGACATCGGGAGCGATCACGAGATTCCCGGCCCCGTCGTCGACCTGGCCGAGCGGATGCTCAAGGCTCCGCGCCATCTCGGCATCCATTCGGGCGGCATGGTGCTGACAGAGCGCCCCGTCGGCGAGGTGTGCCCCATCGAGCACGCCCGCATGGAAGACCGCACGGTGCTGCAGTGGGACAAGGACGACTGCGAGTGGATGGGCCTCGTCAAGTTCGACCTGCTGGGCCTCGGGATGCTCGCGGCCATGCAGTACTGCTTCGACCTCGTGGCCGACAACCTCGGCGAGCGCTGGACCGTCGAGACCATTCCCCGGGAGGAACAGGGCGTCTACGACATGCTCTGCCGGGCGGACGCCATCGGCGTCTTCCAGGTCGAGAGTCGCGCCCAGCTCGCGACGCTCCCCCGCCTCAAGCCGCGCTGCTTCTACGACCTCGTGATCGAGATCGCGCTCATCCGGCCCGGCCCCATCCAGGGCGGCGCGGTGCATCCGTACATCCGTCGCCGCACGGGCGAGGAGGATGTCACCTACCTGCACCCCATTGTCGAGCCGGTGCTCAAGCGCACGCTCGGGGTTCCCCTGTTCCAGGAGCAGCTCATGCAGATGGCGGTTGCGGTGGGCGGCTGCTCGGCGGAGGACGCCGACCTGCTGCGGCGGGCGATGGGCTCCAAGCGCGGCATCGAACGCATCGAGTCGCTCAAGGCGAAGCTCTATGAGGGCATGGCGGGCAACGGCATCACTGGCAAGGTCGCCGATGACGTCTATGCCCGCATCGAGGCCTTCGCGAACTTCGGCTTCGCGGAGTCGCACTCGCTCAGTTTCGGCGTGCTCGTCTATGCGAGTTCGTGGCTCAAGCTGCACTATCCGGGCGCCTTCCTCGCTGCCCTCCTGCGCGCGCAACCCATGGGCTTCTACTCGCCGCAGACCCTCGTGGCGGATGCGCGGCGGCACGGCGTGCAGGTGCTTCGACCCGACATCCTTCGTTCGGCCGCCGATGCGACCCTTGAGCCCGTGGGGCCGGATGCCGCGGCGACGGGTGATGACGCCTGCCGCAGCTTCACGCAGCCCCCCGTCGCCCCCTTCGACCGCTCACAGCCTGACCCGATCGACCACCGCAGGGACGGTGCCTTCGCGGTGCGCCTCGGACTCGCCGGGGTCACGAGCATCGGCGCGAGCCTCGCAACGCGCATCGTGGCGGAGCGCGAGGAGGGCGGGCCCTACCGCGACCTCGCCGACCTCTCCCGGCGGGTCGGGCTGAGCACGGAGCAGCTCGAGGCGCTCGCCTCGGCGGGCGCCTTCGACTCCCTCGGCATGTCCCGCCGTGAGGCACTGTGGGATGCGGGCGCGGCCGCGCAGGAACGTCCAGGCACGCTCGAGGGCACGTCCGTCTCGATCCAGCCACCCCTCCTGCCCATGCTCTCCCCCGCCGAGCAGGTCGCCTACGACCTGTGGGCGACGGGAGTGTCGACCGACGATCATCCGGTGCGCCACATCCGCCCCCACCTCGACCGGCGCGGGGCCTGGCCGATCTCGCGCCTCGAGACGGGCGAATCGGGCCGCCGCATCGAGATCGGCGGCGTCGTGACGCACCGGCAGCGACCGCAGACGGCGAGCGGCATGACCTTCCTCAATATCGAGGACGAGACGGGCATGCTCAACGTGCTCGCGAGCAAGGGGGTGTGGGCCAGGTACCGCCGGGTCGCGCGCGAGTCACCCGCGCTCATCGTGCGCGGCATCCTCGAGCGCTCCCCCGATGGGGTCGTGAACCTCGTCGCTGACCGTTTCGAGGCCCTGCGGATGCCCGTGCGCACGGAGTCGCGCAACTTCCGCTAA
- a CDS encoding DNA polymerase Y family protein, translated as MTMETIVRAMVMWFPDWPVAAARSSEGLPPTAPVAIIDKGVVIACSAEARAEGVKRGLRVREAQLRCPTLTVHPHDPDTDARTFEPVIAAIEETIPGVQLIRPGLCAVRARGAARYYGGEQQAADAVLDRMLHDGRPPAVIGIADGRYTAEQAALHAFTGATAGPAVHIVPPGESPAFLASLAIEAVDAPELAPLLRRLGARTLGDFAALKPGDVRARFGEAGAAAHERAAGLDRRAVTPRIPPRDFDAAIDFEPPLDRVDQIAFALRTVAERFASGITDAGLVCTGIRVTVTSDRGGSSEREWSHPRYFTPADLVDRVRWQLQGSGGVDAGLDSPIARVVLSPSQVDAIANHEEGLWGRNPDERIHHGLSRIQSMLGHDAVLTAVPGGGRLLAERRVLVPWGDAPPARERLAADRPWPGSLPDPAPATVYDPPRDARVLDDADAPVDVDRRGRLSAEPAWLDLPDEQHHRQRRIAAWAGPWPLRQRWWDPSRARRIDRFQLLDDRGEGWLLLLEQQHWRVEARYD; from the coding sequence ATGACGATGGAGACGATCGTGCGCGCCATGGTCATGTGGTTTCCCGACTGGCCCGTTGCGGCGGCGCGCAGTAGCGAGGGCCTTCCCCCGACAGCCCCTGTCGCAATCATCGACAAGGGAGTCGTCATCGCCTGCTCCGCGGAAGCGCGGGCGGAGGGCGTGAAGCGAGGGCTACGCGTACGAGAAGCGCAACTGCGCTGCCCCACCCTCACGGTGCACCCCCACGATCCCGATACCGACGCCCGCACCTTCGAGCCCGTCATCGCCGCAATCGAGGAGACCATCCCGGGGGTGCAGCTCATCCGCCCCGGGCTGTGCGCCGTCCGCGCGCGCGGGGCGGCCCGCTACTACGGCGGGGAGCAGCAGGCCGCCGACGCCGTGCTCGACCGCATGCTCCACGACGGCAGGCCACCCGCCGTCATCGGCATCGCCGACGGCAGGTACACGGCGGAACAGGCCGCACTCCATGCCTTCACGGGCGCCACCGCTGGCCCCGCCGTGCACATCGTTCCGCCCGGTGAGTCACCCGCCTTCCTCGCATCCCTCGCCATCGAGGCGGTCGACGCCCCCGAACTCGCCCCGCTCCTGCGGCGGCTCGGCGCCCGCACCCTCGGCGACTTCGCCGCCCTCAAGCCGGGCGACGTGCGCGCCCGCTTCGGCGAGGCGGGCGCGGCGGCCCACGAACGGGCGGCGGGACTCGACCGGCGGGCGGTGACCCCGCGCATCCCGCCCCGCGACTTCGACGCCGCAATCGACTTCGAGCCGCCGCTCGACCGCGTCGACCAGATCGCCTTCGCCCTGCGCACGGTCGCCGAACGCTTCGCGAGCGGCATCACGGATGCGGGACTCGTGTGCACGGGCATCCGCGTCACCGTCACGAGTGACCGGGGCGGCAGCTCCGAGCGGGAATGGAGCCACCCGCGCTACTTCACCCCCGCCGACCTGGTCGACCGCGTGCGCTGGCAGTTGCAGGGTTCGGGCGGAGTGGATGCGGGACTCGACTCCCCCATCGCGCGCGTCGTGCTCTCCCCCAGCCAGGTCGACGCGATCGCCAACCACGAGGAGGGGCTGTGGGGCCGCAATCCCGACGAGCGCATCCACCATGGGCTCTCCCGCATCCAGAGCATGCTCGGCCACGACGCCGTGCTCACGGCCGTGCCCGGTGGGGGCCGCCTGCTCGCGGAGCGGCGGGTGCTCGTGCCCTGGGGCGACGCCCCGCCGGCGCGCGAACGGCTCGCCGCCGACCGGCCCTGGCCCGGCAGCCTGCCCGACCCCGCGCCCGCGACCGTCTACGACCCGCCCCGCGACGCACGGGTGCTCGATGACGCCGACGCTCCCGTCGATGTCGACCGGCGCGGTCGCCTGAGTGCCGAGCCAGCCTGGCTCGACCTCCCCGACGAGCAACACCACCGGCAGCGCCGCATTGCCGCCTGGGCCGGCCCGTGGCCGCTGCGGCAGCGCTGGTGGGACCCCAGCAGGGCGCGGCGCATCGACCGGTTCCAGCTGCTCGATGACAGAGGAGAGGGCTGGCTGCTCCTGCTGGAGCAACAGCACTGGCGGGTCGAGGCCCGCTACGACTGA
- a CDS encoding type II CAAX prenyl endopeptidase Rce1 family protein — MTPSDATAAPPTAYARKLLPTALVSASALLLFGIQTPFGYATLAAGLLVAMAVDRQLLKHLSLIAAGLLIISTVPLNADLSLGHMAAMGAALALAVIVPWVIDRYIYRERIIRFPMFTGQKWSLAAKLYLPGVVLLGYLILPVYLISTDVYQNWPDASSDTSIFWRLFVGVNAVGIWDELFFICTCFTLLLRHFPVWIANVLTAVMFSSFLWEIGYEAWGPLLTFPFALLQGYTFRLTKSFTYVVSVHLLFDLVLFLALVHAHDRSFLPIFIY; from the coding sequence GTGACTCCGAGCGACGCCACCGCCGCCCCGCCCACCGCCTATGCGCGCAAGCTGCTGCCAACCGCCCTCGTGTCGGCGTCAGCGCTGCTGCTCTTCGGCATCCAAACGCCCTTCGGCTATGCGACCCTCGCGGCGGGGTTGCTCGTCGCCATGGCGGTCGACAGGCAGTTGCTCAAGCACCTGTCCCTCATCGCGGCGGGCCTGCTCATCATCAGCACTGTTCCGCTCAACGCAGACTTGAGCCTCGGGCACATGGCGGCGATGGGCGCGGCCCTCGCGCTCGCCGTGATCGTGCCGTGGGTCATCGACCGCTACATCTATCGCGAGCGGATCATCCGCTTCCCAATGTTCACGGGGCAGAAGTGGTCGCTCGCGGCGAAGCTCTACCTGCCCGGCGTCGTGCTGCTCGGGTATCTGATCCTGCCCGTCTACCTCATCAGCACCGACGTCTACCAGAACTGGCCGGATGCCTCGAGCGACACCTCGATCTTCTGGCGCCTCTTCGTCGGGGTCAACGCCGTCGGCATCTGGGACGAGCTGTTCTTCATCTGCACCTGTTTCACCCTGCTGCTTCGGCACTTCCCCGTGTGGATCGCCAACGTGTTGACGGCGGTGATGTTCTCCTCGTTCCTGTGGGAGATCGGGTACGAGGCGTGGGGTCCGCTCCTGACCTTCCCCTTCGCACTCCTGCAGGGCTACACCTTCCGCCTCACGAAGTCCTTCACCTACGTCGTCTCGGTGCACCTGCTCTTCGACCTCGTGCTGTTCCTCGCGCTCGTGCACGCGCACGACCGCTCCTTCCTGCCGATCTTCATCTACTGA
- a CDS encoding serine hydrolase, translating into MSETDATGDSSLAELLRVRLGRAHPVAAAATVARGETRAASLGTGLDSRYEIGSISKGVTGLLYVDAVKRGEVAPETEVGTLLPLGGSPAASATLAALSTHTSGLPRLAMAHVWRKSWELYRRGSNPYGESLEGLLAVAREAKVTPSPRVSYSNLGFELLGHALAAAAGTSYPALVRERIATPLGLTSWTVPTSAEELSAVDIPGRSARGRAMEPWTGEDLAPAGGIRSAVGDMARFASALLDGTAPGVAALDPVTKMSRDMRIGAAWITLEVKGRRMTWHNGGTGGFRTWMGLDREAGTAAVILSATAAPVDRQGFGLLGTLA; encoded by the coding sequence ATGAGCGAGACGGATGCCACGGGCGACAGCTCCCTCGCGGAGCTGCTGCGTGTGCGCCTCGGGCGTGCGCACCCCGTCGCGGCGGCCGCAACGGTCGCGCGCGGCGAGACCCGGGCTGCATCGCTCGGCACGGGCCTGGACTCGCGTTACGAGATCGGCTCGATCTCGAAGGGCGTGACGGGCCTGCTCTATGTGGACGCGGTCAAGCGCGGCGAGGTTGCTCCCGAGACCGAGGTTGGCACCCTGCTCCCGCTCGGCGGGAGCCCCGCGGCGAGCGCGACGCTCGCCGCCCTCAGCACCCACACCTCCGGCCTGCCCCGACTCGCGATGGCGCACGTGTGGCGCAAGAGCTGGGAGCTTTACCGTCGCGGCAGCAACCCCTACGGCGAGTCGCTCGAGGGGCTTCTAGCGGTGGCGCGGGAGGCGAAGGTCACGCCGTCGCCTCGCGTGAGCTACTCGAACCTCGGTTTCGAACTGCTGGGGCACGCGCTCGCAGCGGCCGCCGGCACGAGTTACCCCGCGCTCGTGCGGGAGCGCATCGCGACTCCGCTCGGCCTCACGTCGTGGACCGTGCCGACTTCCGCCGAGGAACTCAGCGCCGTCGACATCCCGGGTCGCAGTGCTCGCGGCCGCGCCATGGAACCATGGACGGGCGAGGACCTCGCCCCGGCGGGTGGCATCCGCTCGGCCGTGGGCGACATGGCCCGCTTCGCATCCGCGCTGCTCGACGGCACGGCACCCGGAGTCGCCGCCCTCGATCCCGTCACGAAGATGAGCCGCGACATGCGCATCGGGGCCGCCTGGATCACCCTTGAGGTGAAGGGCCGCCGGATGACGTGGCACAACGGCGGCACGGGCGGCTTCCGCACGTGGATGGGCCTCGATCGTGAGGCGGGCACCGCTGCGGTCATCCTTTCTGCGACCGCCGCACCCGTCGACCGCCAGGGGTTCGGCCTGCTCGGCACGCTCGCCTGA